The DNA sequence AAACTATAAGGCTAATCTATTACTATGTTTGGGAAATAGACCTCTCATGATGAAGCTATTCGAGGTGACTGGAGGAATGCCCTTACCCTAATCTTTAAGAATTATTCATCGGTGGTAATCTTTTTACTTCGTAACTTCTGCCAATTCTTCGGAGGATAGAATTTTTTCTATGTCCATGATGATGATGAAGCGGTTTTCTTTCTTAGCCACTCCAATGATATAACGAGAAGACATTCCTCTTACAGAGGGTGGAGGCGGATCGATTTGTGTTGGAGCAAAGTGAACTACGTGGGAAACTTTGTCAACTATGACGCCTAACGACTTACCATCTATCTTGACGATAATGGCTCGATTCATCGCAGACTCACCTACTTTCTTGTTCATGATCTTTTTGCTGAGATCAATCATATTCACTACTTTACCGCGAATGTCCATTAGACCCACAAAATATGTCTGTGACTTCGGAACTTTAATCAGATTTGTGACTTTTACAATTTCTTCTACATTGATAATAGATATAGCATAATCCTCTTCTCCAATCGTAAAAGTTATATACTGCTCACTTAAATGATTATCATCTTTAGCCATCAATCCCCCTTAAAATCTAGTAAAGCCGGTATAGAAATAGTATCCACCAAAGGACAGAAAACTCATTACCTTTAAATAAAAGGGAGTTCTATTTCTTAAAATCCAATCTAATCCGCCAAATAAAATTCCCATAAACGCTAATGAGAATCCCAAAACAACATAATCAAAAAAATGCAAATAAATTGCAAGACAAACTGAGACTCCCAATATGGAATCATAAAGATCATCGAGAAATCGAAGCTTTAGCTCTACATAGGAAGCTTTAATTCGATCTGCAATCCTACCAACATAGGTTCTGCTTGTATTACTTACTACAGACTCAGATTCTATCGATATGGGAGATAATGCATCATCTTGTGTTCTTTTTCCAAGCGATACTTTAGAGATATCATAGACACCTCCAATCGAAGTAAGCACATCGTCATCCGGGATACAGGAAAACACATCCCTAAATGGAATGAATTTACGTTTTAAAGATGCATTCGTTGCATTGAATACATCTCGTTCTCTTATAATCGTTCCTTTCTTAATTGTTGTGGTATAGGTTCTACCCTTTTCGGAGGCGGGCTCTAAACTTAAACGAACTAAATTTTCGTGAAAATTATAATCTACAACAAAAACGTCGCCAATGGGAGAGACAGCCCTATAAGATTTAAAATAACCTCTTGCAGGACTTTTACTTCGCTTCCACCAGGATCTAAATCCTTCATAATCCGAATCGTATAGCATACGTTACTTATCGGAATTAAAACAAATAGCTAAAGATACATTCTTCAATGTCGTATAAAAATTAATATTTTTATGGGACTGTATAATGACCAAAGCATCACGCTAAGGCGCAAAGGGAAAAGTAATAAAACCAATACTCTTTGCGACTTTGCGTGACAAATATCTTTACACAGTCCCGACTTAGATTAATGCAAAATTCTATTTGCCTTTTTTCTTATGTCTGTTGGCTCTACGCTTTTTCTTTCTCTTGTGAGTAGCGATTTTTTTTCTTTTTCTTTTTTTACCAGACGGCATTCATAACTCCTTAATAATGTTAAAAAACTATTCCAAATACTTTTGTAAACTTCTATTTTTCTTTAACTCAGATAATAAAAGCTTTATATCTTTAATTCCCGATTTAGAGGAAATAAATAATACATCATCTTCTTCTACGACGATTAAATCCTCTACTCCCAAAAAGGTTACTAATTCCTTTTGAGTGGAAGATATATTTCCCTTTGCATGAAAATGAAACGAGCCTTTTCCTGTATGATGATTTCCATTAACATCCCCTTTGAGAACTCTCTCTAGAGAAAGCCAAGATCCTACATCATCCCAATCAAAGCTTGCCTTAACCATACGAATAAGAGAACTCTTCTCCATAATCGCAGTATCAATTGCCTCTGATGGCAAAAGCTTAAAGGCAGCACTTAATTCACCGAAATTCGCGAATGGAAATTTATTCTTGAGAGGTGTTAAAATATAGGGAGCATGTTTTGCAAACTCACTCAAAATAAAATCAGTCTTCCAAATAAAAATTCCGGGATTCCAATAAAAATTCTTTTTCTTTAAATACTTAACGGCTACTTTAAAGTCAGGCTTTTCAAAAAAACCTTTTACTTCCATTCCATGCTTGGTTGGCTTTCCAGTTGCAATATAACCATAACCAGTTTCAGGTCGAACAGGCTTAATTCCAAGTAAAACTAAGTTTTCTTCTGCTTCTTGGATCGCAAGCTTCATTGTTTTAGTAAATTCGTTAACAGGATTGATAAATGCATCTGCAGATAAGACTATCTGTGTAGGATTTCCAAACTTCTGCTTAAAATAAAGAGAAGCTAAGGCAACGATCGGAGCTGTGTTCTTTCCTTCTGGCTCTAAAATGAAATTCTTTTCCGGAAAACCTTTTTCAAGCTGTAAAATGGATTTCTTTAGAGCCGCATTTGTGCCAATAAAAATTCGATCTATACTAGTGAGTGTGAGTGCTCTATCAATCGTTTCTTTTAGAAGTGTTTTATTTGAATAAACCTTCTGCAATTGCTTAGGGGTCGAGGCTCTAGAGCGAGGCCAGAAGCGCTCTCCCTTACCACCTGCCATGATTAATACTACTGGTTTGTCTTTAACCGTCATGCTGACTCCAGTCAAATTAGGATTCTTTCATTTCTTCTGGAGCAAACTTAATCGGCTTTAGGGGAATAATGGTAGAAACCGCATGTTTATAAATTAACTGTTGCTTTCCGTCATTTTCGATAATGATTGTGAAATTATCAAAACTATATACCTTTCCTTTTAAAGGAACACCATTTAAAAGATAAATGGTTAAATCTATCTTATCTTTTCTAGCTGTATTCAGAATGTAATCTTGAATATTATTTTTTGTAGACATCCCTTTTACCATCTTATATATTTTTTATTTGCTCTAATGCAGTTTTCCAATCAGTCGCTTGTAAAATCGCTTCTTTCTTAAACCAAGTGACTTGCTTTTTCGCATAATTTCGATGCGATCGGGAAAACTCCTCTAAAAAGGATTCCATGCTTATTCTCCCCTTGATATAATCAAGTGCAAAATTATAACCTAGAGAATTTAAAGCCGGCGCCTCTTCCCCAAAATCTTTCAAAACTTCCTTAGTTTCTTCTAGAATCCCTGAATCGATCATCATTTTACAACGACGATTGATTCGATCATATAATTCACTTCGCTCTCTTTGAATGAAAATACCTGCAACTTCCAGTTTTCCTTTGGTCAGATAGCCGTCATTCTTATTTTCTTTTAATTCTGACCACTTTACTCCTCCTGACTGAAAGACCTCTAAGGCACGAACTACTCGATAATCGTCATTTGCATTGATGACAAGAGAAGTCTCTCTATCGACTTCTTGCAAAAGGTTCCATCTTTCTTCCCGCGAAAGTGCCTCAAGCCTAGTTCTTGTTTCAGGATTTACTTTCGGAACCGGATACATTCCATATAGGAATGCTTTCAGATAGAATCCAGTGCCACAGGTAAGAATTGGAATCTTTTCGCGCAAATAAATCTCCTCTACTGCTTGCTCTGCAAGGGCTGTAAAGGATGCTGCGTTTATGGTTTCGTTAGGTTCAAGGAAATCGACCAAATGATGCGTGATATGCTCAAGGACAGCCTTTTCTGGCTTAGCTGTGCCCACAGAGAGAACTTTGTAAACCTGTCTAGAATCAAAGGAGACAATTTCAAATCGGGAAGGATCTAGATAATTGCATAACTCTGTTTTGCCTCCCCCAGTAGGAGAGGCTAAAATAATCATTCTTCTGATATCAGGTATCTTCCTCGTCGAGTATTGGCTCTGGATCATCAATTTCCGAATCTGGCTCGAGTAGAATATCCTCTTCTGCACCCAACTCGGCAACTACATCTTCGTCTACTACATCGAATTCACTGAGCTTAGGGGAAGACTTAGGAAACTTGATTTTGACAGCCGGACGTGTATTTTGATCTGCTCCACACTTGGGACAGAGCTTTTCTTCTTTTCCCAGGTCATAAAACTTGGTATTACAGCTATAACAGGTATGTTTCTTCCCAAGACCTCCCGCTTCTGTAACGGGGGTCGGTTTCTTAGGAGATGCCTTAGTGACACGAGCGGGTGTCTCTGCTTTTTTGCTTACCTCGGCTTTTTTGGAAGGCTCAGCCTTCTTGGTCTCCGGTTTCTTGACTACTTTTTTCTGCAACTTCTTGGTCATAAAAAAGAAATTAAAAAATCCAAGATGAAAATAATGACAAGATAAATTTTATAAATTCACGGTTTTTAGATTTTTTTTTTCAAAATAGATAGACTGTAAGCAAGTAGTAGGTTTTTTACACCTAATATGCCAAGCCATTACGAAATAATCCCTTCCCTCGGACATAATATCAGTGTAAAAATCACAAATAACCAGAAGCAGGAATCGATTCTACTGTTACACGGCTTCAATGACAACAAAGAGACCTTTGTTTTTCTGGAAGAATTTCTAAGCCAGAGATTTAATATCTATAGCTTTGACTTTCGAGGGCATGGAGATTCCGACTGGAAAAAAGACTCTCTCTACAATTATAGCGAAAATCTAATCGATGTGCAAAATATAATAGACCGCTACTTCCAAAAACCGATTTTCCTATTAGGTCACTCCATGGGAGCAGGAATCGCCGCCCGTTACACCGGACTATTTCCGGAAAAAATCAAGTTACTTGTTTGCC is a window from the Leptospiraceae bacterium genome containing:
- a CDS encoding FYDLN acid domain-containing protein encodes the protein MTKKLQKKVVKKPETKKAEPSKKAEVSKKAETPARVTKASPKKPTPVTEAGGLGKKHTCYSCNTKFYDLGKEEKLCPKCGADQNTRPAVKIKFPKSSPKLSEFDVVDEDVVAELGAEEDILLEPDSEIDDPEPILDEEDT
- a CDS encoding mannose-1-phosphate guanylyltransferase, encoding MAGGKGERFWPRSRASTPKQLQKVYSNKTLLKETIDRALTLTSIDRIFIGTNAALKKSILQLEKGFPEKNFILEPEGKNTAPIVALASLYFKQKFGNPTQIVLSADAFINPVNEFTKTMKLAIQEAEENLVLLGIKPVRPETGYGYIATGKPTKHGMEVKGFFEKPDFKVAVKYLKKKNFYWNPGIFIWKTDFILSEFAKHAPYILTPLKNKFPFANFGELSAAFKLLPSEAIDTAIMEKSSLIRMVKASFDWDDVGSWLSLERVLKGDVNGNHHTGKGSFHFHAKGNISSTQKELVTFLGVEDLIVVEEDDVLFISSKSGIKDIKLLLSELKKNRSLQKYLE
- the hfq gene encoding RNA chaperone Hfq translates to MSTKNNIQDYILNTARKDKIDLTIYLLNGVPLKGKVYSFDNFTIIIENDGKQQLIYKHAVSTIIPLKPIKFAPEEMKES
- a CDS encoding purine-binding chemotaxis protein CheW, which translates into the protein MAKDDNHLSEQYITFTIGEEDYAISIINVEEIVKVTNLIKVPKSQTYFVGLMDIRGKVVNMIDLSKKIMNKKVGESAMNRAIIVKIDGKSLGVIVDKVSHVVHFAPTQIDPPPPSVRGMSSRYIIGVAKKENRFIIIMDIEKILSSEELAEVTK
- the miaA gene encoding tRNA (adenosine(37)-N6)-dimethylallyltransferase MiaA; this encodes MIILASPTGGGKTELCNYLDPSRFEIVSFDSRQVYKVLSVGTAKPEKAVLEHITHHLVDFLEPNETINAASFTALAEQAVEEIYLREKIPILTCGTGFYLKAFLYGMYPVPKVNPETRTRLEALSREERWNLLQEVDRETSLVINANDDYRVVRALEVFQSGGVKWSELKENKNDGYLTKGKLEVAGIFIQRERSELYDRINRRCKMMIDSGILEETKEVLKDFGEEAPALNSLGYNFALDYIKGRISMESFLEEFSRSHRNYAKKQVTWFKKEAILQATDWKTALEQIKNI